The DNA sequence GTGGGAGGATTGACCACGATGAGACTCCCAGTGTTACGCCGGCGCAGCGAACCTACCGAGATCGGCGGTGTGGTTCGGCTGGATCGACGTACCAAGAACCTGACGAAGCGGCTGAACCCGGGTGAGATCGCCGTGATCCATCACAGCGACCTGGACCGGGTCAGCGCCGAGGCGCTGGTCGAGGCTCACGTGAGCGTCGTCGTCAACGCCGTACCGTCGGTGTCCGGCCGTTATCCCAACCTGGGTCCCGGCATCCTGCTGAACGCCGGGATCGTCCTGATCGACAACGTCGGGCCACAGATCTTCGAGACCCTGCACGAGAACGACCGGATCCGCCTGGACGGGGGCAATCTGCTCAATACCGACGGCGAGGTGCTGGCCGAGGGCACACTGATGACCGTCGACCTGCTCGAACAGTTGATGGAGGACGCGCGCGCCGGGCTCTCGGACCAGATCGACGCCTTCGCCGAAAACACGATGGAATACCTGCGGGAGGAGAAGGAGCTTCTGCTGGAGGGCGTCGGTGTACCGGAGGTGCGCACCCAGTTCGAAGGGCGGCACGTGTTGATCGTCGTCCGCGGCTACGACTACCGATCCGATCTCGACGCGCTCCGCCCGTACATCTCGGAGTACAAACCTCTGCTGGTGGGCGTCGACGGTGGTGCCGATGCACTGATCGAGGCAGGCTTCAAGCCCGACATGATCATCGGTGACATGGACTCCTGCTCCGACTCCACGCTCAGGTGTGGTGCCGAGCTGGTCGTGCACGCCTACCGCGACGGCCGGGCGCCGGGGATCGAGCGCCTGCAGGAGCTCGGGCTCGAAGCGGTGGTCTTCCCCGCGCTCGGCACCAGCGAGGATGCAGCGATGCTGCTGGCCGACTCCTTCGGTGCCGAGCTGCTGGTGGCGGTGGGTACCCACG is a window from the Microlunatus panaciterrae genome containing:
- the steA gene encoding putative cytokinetic ring protein SteA — protein: MRLPVLRRRSEPTEIGGVVRLDRRTKNLTKRLNPGEIAVIHHSDLDRVSAEALVEAHVSVVVNAVPSVSGRYPNLGPGILLNAGIVLIDNVGPQIFETLHENDRIRLDGGNLLNTDGEVLAEGTLMTVDLLEQLMEDARAGLSDQIDAFAENTMEYLREEKELLLEGVGVPEVRTQFEGRHVLIVVRGYDYRSDLDALRPYISEYKPLLVGVDGGADALIEAGFKPDMIIGDMDSCSDSTLRCGAELVVHAYRDGRAPGIERLQELGLEAVVFPALGTSEDAAMLLADSFGAELLVAVGTHASLVEFLDKGRAGMASTFLTRLRVGPKLVDAKGVSRIYRSHVKSWQLVLLVLSGLFALGVSLAFTDYGSALGNLLLGRWNDIVYWIRGLFS